One Candidatus Poseidoniia archaeon genomic region harbors:
- a CDS encoding acyl-CoA dehydrogenase C-terminal domain-containing protein, translated as MKYRVPKREFEFVLREVMQVERLTQYPGYEEVTWDMLQMITDQVAEIVEDVWLPSNKIGDQVGAKFKDGEVTLPPEFHDAINAIRDTGLVTLFAHQEYGGMGFPTALEVLGDEVMCATNMALATISGLTKGAYRCIHQYGSEELKTLYLPRMVSGEWFGTMCLTEAHCGTDLGLLRTRAVEQENGSYRLSGEKIFITGGEHDLTENILHLVLARLPDAPKGVKGISLFLVPKFIPADDGSLGERNSIRALSIEEKMGCKGSPTCVIALEEAQGWLIGEENRGLRAMFSMMNHERLAVGMEGIGIGEIAYQNGLAYALDRLQGRDLKGARFPEQEADPLIVHPDIRRMLLRAKSLIEGMRCLAVWTGMSIDRSHADPDEATREANGELVEILTPIVKALCTDLGCEIANDMLQIYGGHGYIKEHGMEQLVRDLRIAPIWEGANGIQALDLAGRKLPRDMGRLLRRFFHPALEFVETNRDDPDLKEFVEPFAKGLRGLQKTSLFLAQRGMGNPREIGAGATDYLRQFGLVTLGYMWLQMLKVAFAKRDEGEFYEYKLITGRYFFERVFPETISRAVAIASGAKTMMAMPDAGFAGDHRFSGN; from the coding sequence ATGAAATACCGCGTGCCGAAACGGGAGTTCGAGTTCGTCCTGCGCGAGGTGATGCAGGTCGAGCGACTGACACAGTATCCTGGCTACGAGGAGGTGACCTGGGATATGCTACAGATGATTACTGACCAGGTAGCTGAGATTGTGGAAGACGTCTGGCTTCCAAGTAACAAGATTGGAGATCAAGTCGGCGCGAAATTCAAGGATGGGGAGGTAACGCTGCCACCTGAGTTCCACGACGCGATTAACGCTATTCGCGATACTGGACTGGTGACGCTATTCGCGCATCAGGAATACGGTGGGATGGGGTTCCCAACCGCCCTTGAGGTGCTGGGTGACGAGGTGATGTGCGCGACCAACATGGCGCTGGCAACCATATCAGGACTTACCAAGGGAGCCTATCGTTGCATCCATCAATATGGTAGTGAGGAGCTGAAGACACTATATCTGCCGAGGATGGTCAGCGGCGAGTGGTTCGGTACCATGTGCCTTACGGAGGCGCATTGCGGGACTGACCTGGGGCTGCTGCGTACCAGGGCGGTGGAGCAGGAAAACGGTAGCTACCGGCTGAGCGGCGAGAAGATATTCATTACCGGTGGTGAACATGATTTAACGGAAAATATTCTTCATCTGGTTCTGGCGCGGCTGCCCGATGCGCCGAAGGGCGTGAAGGGAATCTCGCTCTTCCTGGTGCCCAAGTTCATCCCGGCAGACGACGGCAGTCTAGGCGAGCGCAACTCCATTCGAGCGCTCTCCATCGAGGAAAAGATGGGATGCAAGGGCTCTCCCACCTGCGTTATAGCGCTTGAGGAAGCACAGGGCTGGTTGATTGGTGAGGAGAATCGCGGGCTGCGCGCGATGTTCTCGATGATGAACCATGAGCGGCTGGCGGTTGGCATGGAAGGCATCGGCATCGGCGAGATTGCCTACCAGAACGGGCTGGCGTACGCGCTGGACCGGCTGCAGGGGCGCGACCTGAAAGGCGCCCGGTTTCCGGAACAGGAAGCCGATCCACTGATCGTGCATCCCGACATCCGGCGGATGCTGCTGCGCGCCAAGTCACTCATCGAAGGGATGCGCTGCCTGGCGGTCTGGACCGGGATGTCGATTGACCGCTCGCATGCGGACCCCGATGAGGCAACGCGCGAGGCGAACGGTGAACTGGTCGAAATCCTGACGCCGATTGTCAAGGCGCTCTGCACCGACCTTGGGTGCGAAATCGCGAACGACATGCTGCAAATCTACGGCGGTCACGGCTACATCAAGGAGCACGGCATGGAGCAGCTGGTGCGCGACCTGCGGATTGCCCCCATCTGGGAAGGCGCCAACGGCATTCAGGCGCTCGACCTGGCGGGGCGCAAACTGCCGCGCGATATGGGGCGGTTGCTGCGCCGCTTCTTCCATCCTGCGCTGGAGTTCGTCGAGACCAATCGCGACGACCCCGACCTGAAGGAATTTGTCGAGCCGTTCGCGAAAGGCTTGCGCGGGCTCCAGAAGACCAGCTTGTTCCTGGCCCAGAGGGGAATGGGCAACCCGCGCGAAATCGGCGCCGGCGCGACCGACTACCTGCGGCAGTTCGGGCTGGTGACGCTGGGCTACATGTGGCTACAGATGCTGAAGGTCGCCTTTGCGAAGCGCGACGAAGGGGAGTTTTACGAATACAAACTCATTACGGGGCGCTACTTTTTCGAGCGTGTCTTCCCCGAAACTATCTCGCGCGCGGTCGCCATCGCTTCCGGCGCGAAGACCATGATGGCGATGCCGGACGCCGGCTTCGCGGGCGACCATCGCTTCTCGGGCAACTAG